The Candidatus Saccharibacteria bacterium genome has a segment encoding these proteins:
- the dnaK gene encoding molecular chaperone DnaK, translating into MSKIIGIDLGTTNSAMAVMEGGSPQIIANSEGDRTTPSVVAIGKDKNRLVGKVAYRQRVTNPENTVFGVKRLIGRKFKDEEVQRDIDIMPYKIVKGKNDQPRVMLDGKEQSPEEISAMILSKLKADAEAYLGDKVTQAVITVPAYFDDSQRQATKDAGKIAGLEVKRIINEPTAAALAYGLDKQKDEKIAVFDLGGGTFDVSILELGDGVFEVKSTNGDTHLGGEDFDLVIVNHLLDVIKKDHDKDLKGDAQAMQRLKEAAEKAKIELSSAQSSEINLPFLAEGPLNFEYELTRSKLEQLVSKLIEKTAKPCLDALKDAKLKASEIDEVILVGGMTRMPAVQAKVKEIFGKEPLKGVNPDEVVAVGAAIQGGVLAGDVKDVLLLDVTPLSLGIETLGGVTTKLIERNTTIPTSKSEIFSTAADNQPSVEVHVVQGEREMVADNKSLGRFVLDGIAPAPRGVPQVEVTFNLDANGILNVTAKDKGTGKEQSITIKDSGNLDKDEIEKAQKDAEAHAEEDKKKREAVEAKNALENAIYTGQKLIDENGDKLSDEDKKTVEEAIEEAKKSQEETDKEKLEEAAKTLLDKVSPIGAKMYKEAAKTASEDGEESSESSDDDKKDDKESDEPVEGEVVNEKREDK; encoded by the coding sequence GTGTCAAAGATAATTGGAATAGATTTAGGAACAACCAACAGCGCTATGGCTGTTATGGAAGGCGGTAGCCCGCAAATTATCGCTAACAGCGAAGGTGATAGAACTACACCAAGCGTTGTAGCTATTGGTAAAGATAAAAATCGCTTAGTTGGTAAGGTTGCTTACCGACAACGGGTCACCAACCCAGAAAACACTGTTTTTGGTGTTAAGCGACTTATTGGTCGTAAGTTTAAAGACGAAGAAGTGCAACGCGACATCGACATTATGCCGTATAAGATTGTTAAGGGTAAAAACGACCAACCTAGAGTAATGCTCGACGGCAAAGAACAAAGTCCAGAAGAAATTTCAGCAATGATTTTGAGCAAGCTCAAGGCTGACGCAGAGGCATATTTAGGTGACAAAGTTACTCAAGCTGTAATTACGGTTCCAGCGTACTTTGACGACAGCCAGCGTCAGGCAACAAAAGACGCTGGTAAAATTGCTGGCTTGGAAGTTAAGCGAATCATTAACGAACCAACCGCAGCAGCCTTAGCCTACGGTCTTGATAAGCAAAAAGATGAAAAAATTGCCGTGTTTGACCTTGGCGGTGGAACATTTGACGTATCAATCTTGGAGCTAGGTGACGGCGTGTTTGAAGTTAAGTCTACCAACGGCGATACTCACCTTGGTGGTGAAGACTTCGACCTTGTCATTGTTAATCACTTACTTGACGTAATTAAAAAAGACCACGACAAAGACCTTAAAGGTGACGCACAAGCAATGCAGCGGCTTAAAGAGGCTGCTGAAAAAGCTAAAATTGAGCTTTCGAGTGCACAAAGCAGTGAAATTAACTTACCGTTCTTAGCAGAAGGACCACTTAACTTCGAATACGAACTTACTCGTAGCAAGCTTGAGCAGCTAGTAAGTAAGCTCATCGAAAAAACTGCTAAGCCGTGTCTCGACGCGTTAAAAGACGCCAAGCTTAAAGCCAGCGAAATCGACGAAGTCATTTTGGTTGGTGGTATGACCCGAATGCCAGCAGTGCAAGCTAAAGTTAAGGAGATCTTTGGCAAAGAACCGCTTAAAGGTGTAAACCCTGACGAAGTTGTAGCTGTAGGTGCTGCGATTCAAGGTGGCGTACTAGCAGGTGACGTTAAAGACGTGCTGCTTCTAGACGTCACTCCACTAAGCCTTGGTATAGAAACCTTAGGTGGCGTTACAACCAAGTTGATTGAACGAAACACTACTATCCCGACTAGTAAGAGCGAAATTTTTTCAACAGCAGCAGACAACCAGCCAAGTGTTGAAGTTCATGTTGTTCAAGGTGAACGAGAAATGGTAGCCGATAACAAATCACTCGGTAGATTTGTTTTAGACGGCATCGCCCCAGCGCCACGCGGTGTTCCGCAAGTTGAAGTAACTTTTAATCTTGACGCTAACGGAATTTTGAATGTTACGGCCAAAGACAAAGGTACTGGCAAAGAACAGTCGATTACTATTAAAGACAGCGGCAACTTAGATAAAGACGAGATTGAAAAAGCTCAAAAAGATGCCGAAGCTCACGCTGAAGAAGACAAGAAAAAACGCGAAGCAGTAGAAGCTAAAAACGCATTAGAAAACGCTATATATACTGGCCAGAAACTGATCGACGAAAACGGCGACAAATTGTCCGACGAAGATAAGAAGACAGTTGAAGAAGCAATTGAGGAAGCTAAGAAATCTCAAGAAGAAACGGATAAAGAGAAGCTCGAAGAAGCTGCTAAGACACTACTTGATAAGGTATCTCCGATTGGTGCGAAGATGTATAAAGAAGCAGCTAAAACAGCTTCAGAGGACGGAGAAGAGAGTAGTGAGTCTAGTGACGACGACAAGAAAGACGACAAAGAGTCTGATGAACCTGTAGAGGGTGAAGTTGTGAATGAGAAGAGAGAAGACAAGTAG
- the dnaJ gene encoding molecular chaperone DnaJ: MAKRDYYEILGVSKSASADEIKKAFRKLAIKHHPDKEGGDEAKFKEASEAYEVLKDESKRQRYDQFGHAGVGGASGGGGAGFSGFEDIFGGFGGGSGQRVHVDLGDLGLGDIFEGFFGGGGGGRRTRTQTERGRDVETNVQLTFEESIFGTEKEVELSLLDVCEHCKGTKAEPGHDVKTCDTCKGSGQEVQVMQTPLGNFQQARTCRTCKGEGKIPEKKCSVCGGSGVTRQSKKTTLKVPAGIYDGATIRLTGRGEVASNGNAGDLYVNVRVKAHKHFTREGNLILSDEHVPMVDAALGTEIELETVDGKEKLKIPAGTQSGTDFKIANKGVPSLRGKSRGDHIVRVLVDTPTKLSKKQKKILEEFRTKKGKKWL; this comes from the coding sequence ATGGCTAAACGAGATTACTACGAAATTTTAGGAGTTAGTAAATCCGCCAGCGCAGACGAGATAAAAAAGGCTTTTAGAAAATTGGCTATTAAGCATCACCCAGATAAAGAAGGCGGTGACGAGGCTAAATTTAAAGAAGCCTCTGAAGCCTATGAAGTATTAAAAGATGAAAGCAAGCGCCAACGCTACGACCAGTTCGGACATGCTGGTGTTGGCGGAGCGAGCGGTGGCGGCGGAGCTGGTTTTAGTGGTTTTGAAGACATTTTTGGTGGGTTTGGTGGCGGGTCTGGCCAGCGAGTACATGTTGACTTAGGCGACCTTGGACTTGGTGATATTTTTGAAGGATTTTTTGGTGGCGGCGGTGGTGGCCGGCGAACTAGGACACAAACCGAACGTGGCCGCGATGTTGAGACAAACGTCCAGTTAACATTTGAAGAATCAATTTTTGGTACCGAAAAAGAAGTTGAACTAAGCCTTCTAGATGTATGTGAGCATTGTAAAGGGACAAAAGCAGAGCCTGGTCACGATGTAAAAACATGTGACACCTGCAAAGGGAGCGGTCAAGAAGTACAAGTAATGCAAACGCCGCTTGGTAATTTTCAGCAAGCCAGAACCTGTCGGACATGTAAGGGTGAAGGGAAAATTCCAGAGAAAAAATGTAGCGTATGTGGTGGCAGTGGTGTTACTCGACAGAGTAAAAAAACTACGCTTAAAGTCCCTGCTGGTATTTATGATGGAGCTACGATTCGGCTTACTGGCCGCGGTGAAGTTGCCTCAAACGGAAACGCTGGCGACTTATATGTAAATGTGCGCGTTAAAGCACATAAGCACTTCACGAGAGAAGGTAATTTAATCTTAAGCGACGAACACGTGCCAATGGTAGACGCAGCGCTAGGAACAGAAATTGAACTAGAAACCGTTGATGGGAAAGAAAAGCTAAAAATTCCTGCTGGGACCCAAAGTGGTACAGATTTTAAAATTGCCAACAAAGGTGTGCCGAGTTTACGCGGTAAATCACGTGGCGACCACATTGTACGCGTACTTGTAGACACGCCAACCAAACTGAGCAAAAAACAAAAGAAAATACTCGAAGAATTTAGAACCAAAAAAGGCAAGAAATGGCTGTAG
- a CDS encoding NYN domain-containing protein, with protein sequence MKKKLSFKERKEQDLLSALDDVYEAEDKAGKKPSSRSNSGGNNAKNPASKKNDSTSRRKPQTKAQSTPPAKAESGRTVVYIDGENTFFQLFDELRKAKLIKFRDDLVKFDMEMLLNHMLGDLGPREDRYYGAKLHEEHDDPELKKRTLKMIDHKRRWIGYLSNSGVEFVAAGKLVIRPSINPITKKDELSFNEKGVDVSLAVDMTEAAATNNVDTVVLWSSDQDLKPAMLAAEKNGAKVIYLTHEERVNDVMTGSASETRLIPSDLIIKAFKKAN encoded by the coding sequence ATGAAGAAAAAATTAAGTTTTAAAGAACGAAAAGAACAAGACTTGCTGAGTGCATTGGACGATGTGTATGAGGCAGAAGACAAGGCGGGCAAAAAACCGTCTAGCCGATCAAATTCAGGCGGCAATAACGCAAAAAATCCAGCATCAAAAAAGAACGATTCTACGAGTAGGCGTAAACCCCAAACTAAGGCGCAATCAACACCACCGGCCAAGGCAGAAAGTGGCCGAACAGTTGTGTATATTGACGGTGAAAATACGTTTTTTCAACTGTTTGACGAGCTTCGAAAAGCCAAGCTGATAAAATTCCGCGACGATTTAGTGAAGTTTGACATGGAAATGTTACTGAATCACATGTTGGGCGACCTAGGCCCGCGCGAAGACAGGTATTACGGCGCAAAATTACACGAAGAACATGATGACCCAGAGCTTAAAAAACGCACGCTAAAGATGATAGATCATAAACGACGCTGGATAGGCTATTTATCAAATAGTGGAGTTGAGTTTGTTGCAGCTGGTAAATTAGTTATTCGACCAAGTATTAATCCAATTACTAAAAAGGATGAGCTGTCGTTTAACGAAAAAGGTGTAGATGTTAGCTTAGCGGTAGATATGACGGAAGCGGCAGCAACCAATAACGTAGATACTGTTGTACTGTGGAGTAGTGACCAAGACCTAAAACCAGCCATGCTTGCAGCGGAAAAAAATGGCGCAAAGGTAATTTACCTTACGCACGAAGAGCGCGTTAACGATGTAATGACAGGTAGCGCCAGCGAAACGCGGTTAATACCGAGTGATTTGATTATAAAGGCATTCAAAAAGGCAAATTAA
- a CDS encoding WhiB family transcriptional regulator, which produces MFVDLDKKMSLTAKPCVGEGDLFFPPDDLRPEGINARRSREEIAKAICDTCPVLVRKACRESAIRDDIAAGLTGDVSERDQILGGMNFLERSQYVDDRIRELVEFRAEEVELGIN; this is translated from the coding sequence GTGTTTGTAGATTTAGATAAAAAGATGTCATTAACAGCAAAACCATGTGTCGGAGAGGGTGACTTATTTTTTCCTCCTGACGATTTGAGACCTGAAGGCATAAATGCACGTCGAAGCAGGGAAGAAATAGCAAAGGCTATATGCGACACTTGCCCAGTATTAGTGCGCAAGGCTTGTAGAGAATCTGCAATTAGGGACGACATTGCTGCTGGGTTGACTGGCGATGTCAGTGAACGTGACCAAATTTTAGGCGGAATGAACTTTCTTGAAAGAAGTCAGTATGTTGATGATCGCATCCGAGAACTTGTAGAATTTAGAGCGGAAGAAGTTGAGTTAGGAATTAATTAA
- a CDS encoding DeoR family transcriptional regulator: MTPRQKKILEAIVEQYAEVASPVGSVTLAKVFGVSSATIRADMAVLEKLGFITHPHTSAGRIPTDKGYRLYVNELQDLRSHGKLEQAASTRSTQVLDRRVEHAGEPKQAIKSAVDSLVEMTDNLGLATIGGTLYMSGLSQLFGQPEFAHGGVRQVAQLLDNLEPWLREAAPNKPLSVFIGQENPIGKNSECTLVISRFRSPYSDNSYIGVLGPTRQSYKETMALVSHAGRALEGVL; encoded by the coding sequence ATGACACCCCGACAAAAAAAGATATTGGAAGCAATTGTAGAGCAGTATGCTGAAGTAGCTTCACCTGTTGGGTCGGTTACCTTAGCGAAAGTGTTTGGTGTTAGTTCTGCGACAATTCGCGCTGATATGGCAGTGCTAGAAAAACTCGGTTTTATTACACACCCCCACACCAGTGCCGGCAGAATTCCAACCGACAAGGGCTACAGACTGTATGTTAATGAGCTACAAGATCTTCGCAGTCACGGCAAGCTGGAGCAAGCTGCTAGTACACGCAGTACCCAAGTTTTAGATCGGCGTGTTGAACATGCTGGCGAACCAAAGCAAGCTATAAAATCTGCTGTAGACAGCTTGGTTGAAATGACAGATAATCTGGGCCTAGCAACAATCGGTGGCACGTTGTACATGAGCGGCTTAAGCCAACTATTTGGACAGCCTGAGTTTGCTCATGGCGGTGTTCGACAAGTAGCGCAGCTACTCGACAATTTAGAGCCATGGCTACGTGAAGCCGCCCCAAATAAACCACTCAGTGTGTTTATTGGCCAAGAGAACCCAATTGGCAAAAACAGCGAATGTACGCTGGTCATTAGCAGGTTCAGGTCGCCGTATTCAGACAATAGCTACATAGGGGTGTTGGGTCCAACCAGACAAAGTTACAAAGAAACTATGGCGCTCGTTAGCCACGCAGGCAGAGCACTGGAAGGTGTGCTGTAA
- a CDS encoding peptide deformylase has protein sequence MEDGEKDKFSILEPSNPLLKKVTAEIIDYKSIAFKNALLQMQKIAGVIQDPTPGTKTMVGLAAPQIGWNARVILVDIDADPKAVNPTPNNIFMINPVITWASSNQAEDREGCFSLPGYGGVVKRSEAVEVRWHNEYGEVVINKFSGFVARIVQHEVDHLNGIRWFQRVFNPKHLHKVPDEEFQRYRDEWSRWDMPADSSQINLLINDT, from the coding sequence ATGGAAGATGGGGAAAAAGATAAATTTAGTATCTTAGAACCAAGCAATCCCCTATTGAAAAAAGTAACTGCAGAGATCATTGATTATAAGTCGATTGCATTTAAAAATGCGCTCCTGCAAATGCAAAAAATTGCTGGAGTTATACAAGACCCAACACCCGGCACAAAAACTATGGTCGGACTGGCTGCCCCGCAAATTGGTTGGAACGCTCGGGTGATTTTAGTTGATATTGATGCAGACCCAAAAGCTGTTAATCCGACGCCAAATAATATTTTTATGATAAATCCTGTAATAACTTGGGCTAGTAGCAATCAAGCAGAAGATCGAGAAGGGTGTTTTTCGTTACCAGGCTATGGCGGTGTTGTTAAACGTTCTGAGGCGGTAGAGGTTCGTTGGCACAATGAATACGGTGAAGTTGTCATAAATAAATTCAGTGGATTTGTTGCACGGATCGTACAGCATGAAGTCGATCACTTGAATGGAATCCGTTGGTTCCAACGAGTCTTTAATCCAAAACATTTACATAAGGTTCCCGACGAAGAGTTTCAGAGATACCGTGATGAGTGGAGTAGATGGGATATGCCAGCAGACAGTAGTCAGATTAACTTGTTGATAAACGATACATAG
- a CDS encoding nucleotide exchange factor GrpE produces the protein MKNKSEDSNAKKPNKKDQKIADLEQEVETLTGDLKRTQADFVNFKRRAEEDRASSIAFGAKQILLSLLPTLDNVHRALAHLPEDLQNNDWAQGVSKVAQQLEKELQNLGVEKIGVEDELFNPEYHEAVAVEGDGETEFVKEVLQTGYSLNGEVVRHAMVKVINK, from the coding sequence ATGAAGAATAAATCAGAAGATTCAAATGCTAAAAAACCAAACAAAAAAGATCAGAAAATTGCCGATTTGGAGCAAGAAGTAGAGACACTGACCGGTGACTTAAAGCGCACCCAAGCTGACTTTGTAAACTTTAAGCGACGCGCCGAAGAAGACCGCGCTAGTTCAATTGCATTTGGAGCAAAACAGATTTTACTGAGTTTATTGCCAACACTGGATAATGTTCACCGTGCGCTGGCTCATTTACCCGAGGATTTACAAAATAATGACTGGGCCCAAGGTGTTTCGAAGGTTGCACAACAACTAGAAAAAGAACTCCAAAACTTAGGAGTCGAAAAAATTGGGGTAGAAGACGAGCTGTTCAATCCTGAATACCACGAAGCCGTGGCCGTTGAAGGTGATGGTGAGACGGAGTTTGTTAAAGAGGTGCTGCAAACTGGCTATTCGTTAAATGGTGAAGTGGTTCGCCATGCCATGGTTAAAGTAATTAACAAATAA